One Phalacrocorax aristotelis chromosome Z, bGulAri2.1, whole genome shotgun sequence DNA window includes the following coding sequences:
- the TMEM267 gene encoding transmembrane protein 267 produces MAFAMASESEKAHALLQTFSTASVISSLGLGIFCFVADRLLQFSFIQQNDWLRALSDNAVHGILGMWSWAIVIGLRKKSDFTEVTLAGFLASVIDVDHFIHAGSLFLKAALTLPQRPLLHCSTVIPVVALTLKFIMHLFRLKDSWCFLPWMLFISWTSHHVRDGIRHGLWICPFGKTPPLPYWLYVAITASLPHLCSFVMYLTGTRELMSTKHGIHIDV; encoded by the exons atggcttttgccatggCATCTGAGTCTGAAAAGGCCCATGCTCTTCTCCAAACTTTCAGCACAGCTTCAGTTATTTCTAGTCTAGGTTTGGGAATATTCTGCTTTGTAGCAGACAGACTTCTGCAGTTTTCCTTCATTCAGCAAAATGACTGGCTCCGAGCCTTGTCTGATAATGCAGTCCATGGTATACTAGGAATGTGGTCCTGGGCAATAGTGATTggactgagaaagaaaagtgacTTCACTGAGGTCACTCTGGCTGGCTTCCTCGCCTCTGTCATTGATGTGGACCACTTCATTCATGCTGGCTCCCTGTTCTTAAAG gctGCTCTGACCCTTCCACAGAGACCACTTCTTCATTGTTCTACTGTGATTCCTGTTGTAGCTCTGACATTGAAGTTTATTATGCACCTTTTCAGGCTTAAGGATTCATGGTGCTTTCTTCCCTGGATGTTGTTCATATCATGGACTTCTCATCACGTCCGTGATGGGATTCGTCATGGCCTCTGGATCTGCCCATTTGGAAAAACTCCTCCTTTGCCATATTGGCTTTATGTGGCAATTACAGCATCTTTACCTCATCTGTGTTCATTTGTTATGTATTTAACAGGCACTAGAGAATTAATGTCTACAAAACACGGAATCCACATTGATGTATAA